One region of Oryza glaberrima chromosome 7, OglaRS2, whole genome shotgun sequence genomic DNA includes:
- the LOC127778806 gene encoding acetylserotonin O-methyltransferase 3-like → MEHEQLVQASTELMHHSLGYVRSMALGCAAKLGVADAIHRAGGRATLHDLHAALSLHPTKLPFLRRVMRVLVASGVFAQVKEEEEDHYRLTPVSSLLVTAGRTLLPFVLLQHSPLCVTPATSMAEWLKTGEEETAFEMAHGAGLWGACRRAPEIGDFFNDAMAADSAFIMDAAIRGARQVFDKITSLVDVAGGTGAAARAVAAAFPHIKCTVLDLPHVIDSIPVDHGDVVQFVAGDMMDFIPQADALLLKFVLHDWSDEDCVKILKRCKEAIPSKDTGGKVIIIDVVVGSSSQAMCYGTQLLFDLSISMLTPGMERDEKEWFKIFNEAGFTEYKISPVLGIRSIIEVFP, encoded by the exons ATGGAGCACGAGCAGCTAGTGCAAGCCAGCACGGAGCTGATGCACCACAGCCTGGGCTACGTCAGGTCCATGGCCCTCGGGTGCGCCGCCAAGCTCGGCGTCGCCGACGCCAtccaccgcgccggcggccgcgccaccCTCCACGACCTGCACGCCGCGCTGTCCCTCCACCCGACCAAGCTCCCCTTCCTGCGCCGCGTCATGCGCGTGCTGGTCGCCTCGGGCGTCTTCGCGCAggtcaaggaggaggaggaggaccacTACCGCCTCACGCCCGTGTCGTCCCTGCTCGTCACCGCCGGCAGGACGCTTCTGCCGTTCGTGCTCCTCCAGCACTCGCCGCTCTGCGTGACGCCCGCCACGAGCATGGCCGAGTGGCTCAAgaccggcgaggaggagacggcgttCGAGATGGCGCACGGCGCTGGATTGTGGGGCGCCTGCAGGCGCGCCCCGGAGATCGGCGATTTCTTCAACGATGCCATGGCGGCCGACTCGGCGTTCATCATGGACGCGGCCATCCGTGGCGCACGCCAGGTGTTCGACAAGATCACCTCCCTTGTGGATGTTGCAGGCGGCactggcgcggcggcgagggcggtggcTGCTGCGTTCCCGCATATCAAGTGCACGGTGCTGGACCTTCCTCACGTGATCGATTCCATTCCTGTTGATCATGGCGACGTTGTTCAGTTTGTCGCAGGCGATATGATGGATTTTATCCCCCAAGCAGATGCCCTCCTGCTTAAG TTTGTCCTACACGACTGGAGTGATGAGGACTGCGTAAAGATATTAAAACGATGCAAGGAAGCAATTCCTTCTAAAGATACAGGAGGGAAAGTCATTATCATTGATGTTGTGGTTGGATCCTCCTCCCAAGCAATGTGCTATGGAACCCAACTGCTGTTTGATCTATCCATTTCTATGCTAACACCAGGCATGGAGAGGGATGAGAAAGAGTGGTTCAAGATATTCAACGAGGCCGGGTTCACTGAGTACAAGATTAGTCCTGTGTTAGGCATTCGATCCATTATCGAGGTCTTTCCATAA